The Clostridium beijerinckii genomic sequence ATGCATGCTACGCCTTAATAATAATGGTGTTATCAAAGAGTTTTATAATTTCAATTTCAGTTGCTAAAGATGTAATAAATAATATTTCAGATTTTATGAGTGCGCTTCTCCCTATTCTTGTGACTATGATTTCTCTTGCTGGAGGAATAGCAGCGGCTACTACATTAGATCCTATAGTACTTGGTGCAGTTGTATTTATACCTAAAGTTTATTCCAATGTGATAATTCCAATGATATTAATGGGATTTGTATTAGAATTTGCGAATAACATATCAGCAGAGCATAAAATAAATAATTTGTGTAAGTTGTTTAAGCAAATCATCATATGGTTTCAGGGAATCATAGTAACAATTTTTATAGGATTATTAACGATTAGAGGGATTACATCAACTACGATTGATGCAGTAACACTAAAGACGGCAAAATTCGCTGTAGACAACTTTATTCCTATTGTTGGAAAAGCCTTTTCGGATGCGATTACTTCTGTTGCTGGATATTCACTTATAATAAAAAACGCTATAAGTTCAATAGGGTTAGTTGTAATTATCTTAATTCTCTTACACCCCCTTATTAAGTTAGTTCTTATAGAGTTTATATATAAATTATCAGCGGCATTAATAGAACCAATAAGCGATTCTAGAATAACGAAGTCATTGGAGGCAGCGGGAAGTTCCATGATGCTTATAATATCATGTGTATTAACTGTAAGCTTTATGTTTTTTATATTAATAGGTATCATGGCATCCACTGGTAGGTTTATAGTTGGAGGATAAAATAATATGTTTATGGAAGCTTTAAAAAAATTTGTAATTACCCTTGTGACTGTTCTTATATTTATGAGCGCTGTAGAGATGATTGCTCCTAGTAAGATGAAGAAATATATAAAATTTGTCTTGGGATTAATACTAATAACAATTATATTAAATCCAATATTGCAAATTGTAGAAGGTGGAGAAAAAAACTTTACAGATGTAATTAATAATTATGAACAAGCATTTTCAAAAGATAGAGATACAGCTAATTTTGAAAGTATAAATACATTAAGCAAAAGTAATACAGATGATGAGAGAAAAAAAGCATTTGTAGCCAACTTTAATAAAAATTGTGATAACATTTTAAAAAATAATTTCAAAGAGATGAACTTTAAGAGCGAAGTTGATTGTGATGTGGATTTTAGTAAAGTAGCTATAAATGTAAAGAAACTTAGGATAGGTGTAAGTAGTAATAAAATAAATAAAATAAAAAAAATAGTAATAAGCAAAGGTGCAGATGAAAATAACGAAGGAAAAAATGCGGAATATAGTGAAATAGCTGATTTTGCAAGCAATGAATTAAACATTCCAAAGGAGAAAATAGAAGTATATGGATTAGAGGAGTAGGAGGTATATATATGGATAAAGATAAATTTAAAAAAGAATTTAGCAAAATACTAGAGCAGAAAAAGATGAAAAGTCTTATAGCAGTTTGTATAATACTTGCATTTATACTTATTGCTATGAATGTATTTTCATCTGGCAACAATAATTTTAGCAGCAATAAACTATCATCTACCGCAGCTAAAACAAATGCAGAAAATGTAGATGATACTAAAATAAATAATGAATCAGATGAAAAAAATTATGAAGAAAAACAAAAAAATGATTTAAAAAACATATTAAAGAAAATGAATGGAGTTGGTGATGTTGAGGTAATGATGTCTTTTGAAAATGGGGGAGAAAAAGTTCCGGCGTATGATAATAATAATCAAAAGTCAACTACAGAGGAAAATGATACCGAGGGTGGAAAAAGAGTTACAAATCAAGACACAGATACGTCAAAAACTGTAATGACAACATCTGATGGGAATAATGAACCATTTATTTTGAAAACCTATAAGCCTAAAATTACTGGGATAATAATACTTGCAGAAGGTGCTGACAATAGCAAGATAAAATATGGAATAGAACAAGCTGTGTCAAAACTATATAACTTAAGTTTAGATAAGGTTAATGTATATAGCATGAAGAAGTAGCATATAATTTTATAGAAAAAGAATGGGAGGAAGAATATTATGACAAAGAAACAATGTGGGATTATATTTACATTATTAGCATTAATATTATGTGTAGGAATGCTAGCAGCAAAACTTAATAACGGAGGGCTAAATGATCCAACAGATTTAAGCCAGGTTTTATCTACTGATCAATCAAAAACTGAACAAGATACACAGGCTTTAAGTCAACAAAATTATTTTTATGATGCGCGAAGCGAAAGAGATCAACAGGATTCAACTACAATACAAACTTTAAATTCAATAATTTCAGATGCAAATACATCAAAGGAGCAAAAGGATCAAGCAACAAAAGAGTTAACACAAAAAACAATGACAAAAGATAGTGAAGGAAGAATAGAATTAAGTATCAAAAATAAAGGTTATGAGGATGCTTTATGTATGTTACAATCAGATAAAGCAACAGTAATTGTTAAATCACCTAATGAACTTCAAGAAAGTGAAACTGTGGCTATACAAGAAATAGTTCAAGAGATATCAAAAATTAAAGACGTAATAATACAAGTACAAAAATAGTATAAAAACCATAATATATTTG encodes the following:
- the spoIIIAE gene encoding stage III sporulation protein AE, whose amino-acid sequence is MKMIKRVTFIVLMSLMINIFISAVTGDSFIESRTIYAAEVNNKVDIETGNNTNFYDKNKSKQSSENEVNIDELGGSAKEEINSLYEYISKMKTDVELMNNLNPVEYVKTYIKEGKGNLSIDTLLKAALSIIFKEVKSVLSLVISIVTIAIICSLLKNLQDAFSGESISQVAFYACYALIIMVLSKSFIISISVAKDVINNISDFMSALLPILVTMISLAGGIAAATTLDPIVLGAVVFIPKVYSNVIIPMILMGFVLEFANNISAEHKINNLCKLFKQIIIWFQGIIVTIFIGLLTIRGITSTTIDAVTLKTAKFAVDNFIPIVGKAFSDAITSVAGYSLIIKNAISSIGLVVIILILLHPLIKLVLIEFIYKLSAALIEPISDSRITKSLEAAGSSMMLIISCVLTVSFMFFILIGIMASTGRFIVGG
- the spoIIIAF gene encoding stage III sporulation protein AF, with product MFMEALKKFVITLVTVLIFMSAVEMIAPSKMKKYIKFVLGLILITIILNPILQIVEGGEKNFTDVINNYEQAFSKDRDTANFESINTLSKSNTDDERKKAFVANFNKNCDNILKNNFKEMNFKSEVDCDVDFSKVAINVKKLRIGVSSNKINKIKKIVISKGADENNEGKNAEYSEIADFASNELNIPKEKIEVYGLEE
- the spoIIIAG gene encoding stage III sporulation protein AG, coding for MDKDKFKKEFSKILEQKKMKSLIAVCIILAFILIAMNVFSSGNNNFSSNKLSSTAAKTNAENVDDTKINNESDEKNYEEKQKNDLKNILKKMNGVGDVEVMMSFENGGEKVPAYDNNNQKSTTEENDTEGGKRVTNQDTDTSKTVMTTSDGNNEPFILKTYKPKITGIIILAEGADNSKIKYGIEQAVSKLYNLSLDKVNVYSMKK
- a CDS encoding SpoIIIAH-like family protein, whose amino-acid sequence is MTKKQCGIIFTLLALILCVGMLAAKLNNGGLNDPTDLSQVLSTDQSKTEQDTQALSQQNYFYDARSERDQQDSTTIQTLNSIISDANTSKEQKDQATKELTQKTMTKDSEGRIELSIKNKGYEDALCMLQSDKATVIVKSPNELQESETVAIQEIVQEISKIKDVIIQVQK